A section of the bacterium genome encodes:
- a CDS encoding efflux RND transporter permease subunit, protein MTLSDLSIKNPVFAWMIMVGLIVFGWVSFTRMGISQLPDVDFPVVTVSVTWEGAAPEVMETEVTDVIEDVVMSIEGIKEVSSNSRQGRANITIEFELSRDIDAALQEVQTKITQAQRDLPNDIDPPVVTKTNPEDQPILWAALSGDRPLREMMAYTHDFLKNQFTTVSGVGEVILGGYVDPNLRVWLSSEKMDALELTVEDIIAAIQTQHEEVPAGYIDTGDRELNVRVMGEAANPRDFERIIIPSRSGEAIWKTIRIGEAASVEDGLDDVRRISRHQGKPAVGLGVKKQRGSNAVEVARGVKERIASLQKNLPEGMHLNIVFDSTRYIEQSTHELNFTLILSALLTALVCWLFLGSWSSTLNVLLAIPTSVIGAFTILYFMGFTLNTFTLLGLSLAIGIVVDDAIMVLENIVRHREHGQSRIRAAIVGAREITFAAMASTVAILAIFLPVVFMKGIMGRFFYQFGVTMTVAVLLSLLEALTLAPMRCSQYLEVGHANWLARNVDALMDRLAKAYRRSLEILLGRRWTVIVAASVLFAGSLFLTQFIRKEFVPPQDEGRFLIRLQTPIGSSIGATDEVMKKAEAYMMGRPDIKYYYAAIGGFGGGEVNTGMLFVTMDPLNERKAVAPNKKPLRQQEIMGAVREALGKIPGVYRVVVQDLSQQGFSAQRGFPVEFTIRGPEWDKLASLSETLMEKMRATDLMTDVDTDYLLGMPEVRVVPDREKAGERGVSIETIGNTVNAMIGGLRVGKYTQGGKRYDIRVRLVDKDRSRPQDIDRIWVRNNRGELIRLSEVVTTEEKPTLQSITRRNRERAIGLFANVAAGKSQADALKKVEEIGREVLPDGYRLVFSGSAQTFRESFSTLLFALYMGIFVAYMVLASQFNSFIHPFTVLLALPFSVTGAFIALILGGQSLNIYSLIGIILLMGIVKKNSILLIDFTNERRKQGLPVREALLEACPIRLRPILMTALATVAAAIPPALGFGPGAEVRIPMALVVIGGVLVSTFLTLFVVPCAYSLLSRFESRRHDRDLRQALVELGELAPTKDAAV, encoded by the coding sequence ATGACCCTTTCTGATCTCTCCATCAAGAATCCTGTTTTTGCCTGGATGATCATGGTGGGTCTGATCGTGTTCGGCTGGGTGAGCTTCACACGCATGGGCATCAGCCAGCTCCCGGACGTCGATTTTCCGGTCGTGACCGTCTCCGTCACCTGGGAGGGCGCGGCTCCCGAGGTGATGGAAACGGAGGTCACCGACGTCATCGAGGACGTGGTGATGTCGATCGAGGGGATCAAGGAGGTGAGCTCCAATTCCCGCCAGGGGCGGGCCAACATCACGATCGAATTCGAGCTCTCCCGCGACATCGACGCCGCCCTCCAAGAGGTCCAGACCAAGATCACCCAGGCCCAGCGGGACCTCCCCAATGACATCGACCCTCCGGTCGTCACGAAGACCAACCCGGAGGACCAGCCCATCCTGTGGGCGGCCCTCTCGGGGGACAGGCCGCTCCGGGAGATGATGGCCTACACGCACGATTTTTTGAAAAACCAGTTCACCACCGTCTCCGGCGTGGGCGAGGTCATCCTGGGCGGCTACGTCGACCCGAACCTGCGCGTCTGGCTCTCCTCGGAGAAAATGGACGCGCTGGAGCTGACGGTCGAGGACATCATCGCGGCCATCCAAACGCAGCACGAGGAAGTCCCCGCCGGCTACATCGACACGGGCGACCGGGAGCTCAACGTCCGGGTCATGGGCGAAGCGGCGAATCCCCGGGACTTCGAAAGGATCATCATCCCCTCGCGCAGCGGGGAGGCCATTTGGAAGACGATCCGTATCGGCGAGGCCGCGAGCGTGGAGGACGGGCTGGACGACGTCCGCCGCATCTCGCGCCACCAAGGCAAGCCGGCCGTCGGTCTGGGAGTCAAGAAACAGCGCGGCTCGAACGCCGTCGAGGTCGCCCGCGGCGTCAAGGAGCGGATCGCATCCCTTCAAAAGAACCTACCCGAGGGGATGCACCTCAACATCGTCTTCGACAGCACGCGCTACATCGAGCAATCCACGCACGAGCTCAACTTCACGCTGATCCTGTCCGCCCTCCTGACCGCCCTGGTCTGCTGGCTTTTCTTAGGATCCTGGAGCTCGACCTTGAACGTGCTGCTGGCCATTCCCACGTCGGTGATCGGGGCCTTCACGATCCTCTACTTCATGGGGTTCACCCTCAACACGTTCACGCTGCTCGGCCTCTCGCTCGCCATCGGCATCGTGGTCGACGACGCCATTATGGTGCTGGAAAACATCGTCCGCCACCGGGAGCACGGCCAGTCCCGCATCCGCGCGGCGATCGTCGGGGCGCGCGAGATCACCTTCGCCGCCATGGCCTCCACCGTCGCGATCCTGGCCATCTTCCTTCCCGTCGTCTTCATGAAGGGGATCATGGGGCGGTTCTTCTATCAGTTCGGCGTAACGATGACCGTCGCAGTCCTGCTTTCCCTTCTCGAGGCCCTGACGCTCGCCCCGATGCGGTGCTCGCAATACCTCGAAGTGGGCCATGCCAACTGGCTCGCCCGGAACGTGGACGCCCTCATGGACCGGCTCGCGAAGGCCTACCGCCGTTCCTTGGAAATCCTGCTCGGCCGCCGCTGGACGGTCATTGTCGCGGCCTCTGTTCTCTTCGCGGGGTCGCTCTTTCTCACGCAGTTCATCCGGAAGGAATTCGTGCCGCCTCAGGACGAAGGCCGCTTCCTGATCCGCCTCCAGACGCCCATCGGGTCCTCCATCGGCGCGACCGACGAGGTCATGAAGAAGGCGGAGGCCTATATGATGGGCCGGCCGGACATCAAATACTACTACGCCGCGATCGGCGGTTTCGGCGGAGGGGAGGTCAACACGGGGATGCTGTTCGTCACCATGGACCCCTTGAACGAGCGCAAGGCGGTCGCCCCGAACAAGAAGCCCCTCCGGCAACAAGAGATCATGGGCGCCGTCCGCGAGGCGTTGGGCAAGATACCCGGCGTCTACCGCGTCGTCGTCCAGGATCTTTCCCAGCAGGGATTCTCCGCGCAGCGCGGGTTTCCGGTCGAGTTCACGATCCGCGGGCCCGAGTGGGACAAGCTCGCCTCTCTGAGCGAAACCCTCATGGAGAAGATGCGCGCGACGGACCTGATGACCGACGTCGACACCGACTACCTCCTGGGCATGCCGGAAGTCCGCGTGGTTCCGGACCGCGAGAAAGCGGGCGAGCGCGGCGTCAGCATCGAGACGATCGGCAACACGGTCAACGCGATGATCGGAGGACTCCGCGTCGGCAAGTACACCCAGGGGGGCAAGCGATACGACATCCGCGTCCGCCTGGTGGACAAGGACCGCTCCCGCCCGCAAGACATCGACCGCATCTGGGTGCGCAACAACCGCGGCGAACTGATCCGTCTGTCGGAGGTCGTGACGACCGAGGAGAAGCCCACGCTCCAGAGCATCACGAGACGCAACCGCGAACGGGCCATCGGCCTCTTCGCCAACGTCGCCGCGGGCAAGTCGCAGGCGGATGCCCTCAAAAAGGTGGAAGAGATCGGACGGGAGGTGTTGCCCGACGGTTACCGTCTTGTCTTCTCCGGCAGCGCGCAGACCTTCCGCGAGTCCTTTAGCACCCTCTTGTTCGCGCTCTACATGGGCATCTTCGTCGCCTACATGGTGCTTGCGTCCCAGTTCAACAGCTTCATCCACCCCTTCACGGTCCTGCTGGCCCTCCCCTTCAGCGTGACGGGCGCGTTCATCGCGCTGATCTTGGGAGGGCAGTCGCTCAACATCTACAGCCTGATCGGCATCATCCTGCTCATGGGCATCGTGAAGAAGAATTCGATCCTGCTGATCGACTTTACCAACGAGCGGCGCAAGCAGGGTCTGCCCGTCCGCGAGGCCCTGCTCGAAGCCTGCCCCATCCGGCTCCGGCCGATCCTGATGACGGCGCTCGCGACGGTCGCCGCCGCGATCCCTCCCGCCCTGGGATTCGGCCCCGGCGCCGAGGTGCGCATCCCGATGGCCCTGGTGGTCATCGGAGGCGTGTTGGTCTCGACCTTTCTCACCCTCTTCGTCGTCCCCTGCGCCTACAGCCTGCTCTCGCGGTTCGAAAGCCGCCGGCACGACCGGGATCTGAGGCAGGCCCTGGTGGAATTGGGGGAACTGGCGCCGACAAAGGACGCGGCCGTCTAG
- the rpiB gene encoding ribose 5-phosphate isomerase B, with protein MKLLIASDHGGFALKSRIVAFLSKRKVHIEDLGTDSDGSVDYPDFAIKVAERVSQGHADAGVLVCGTGIGMCIVANKFRNVRAAVVSDPYSARMAKEHNNANILCVGGRVLEENGKAEEILAAWLDAQYQGGRHDRRLDKIRQIEKQNFK; from the coding sequence ATGAAACTTCTGATCGCCTCCGATCACGGCGGGTTCGCACTCAAGTCCCGCATCGTCGCCTTCCTGAGTAAGAGAAAGGTCCATATCGAGGACCTCGGCACGGATTCCGACGGATCCGTCGATTATCCCGACTTTGCCATCAAGGTGGCCGAGCGTGTCTCGCAGGGCCATGCGGACGCGGGCGTGCTCGTCTGCGGTACGGGCATCGGCATGTGCATCGTGGCCAACAAGTTCAGAAACGTCCGCGCCGCCGTCGTCAGCGATCCCTATTCTGCGAGAATGGCCAAGGAGCACAACAACGCCAACATCCTCTGCGTGGGCGGCCGCGTGTTGGAGGAGAACGGCAAGGCCGAAGAGATTCTCGCGGCCTGGCTGGACGCCCAATATCAAGGCGGCCGCCACGACCGCCGGCTGGACAAGATCCGGCAAATCGAAAAACAGAATTTCAAATAA
- the corA gene encoding magnesium/cobalt transporter CorA, which yields MLTIFTYSETSGMQEVKNASEIRALVADKTRVTWVDIEKPTPEETELLDVAFNFHPLTIDDCLSPRHQPKIDQYGDYIFLIFHEVLPAESADREFKTAELDMFLGANFLVTYHKPKLRSTAMAKERAERNPKSAMRSADFLMARLLDEMVNLYMPVLDQFDRRIAVLEDNVLEQHEKNLLPEIFSLKRNLARLKRICAQQIDMLMSLVKEGYDEVLPISIPYLSNVRDHLVRISDRTESNRDAIGGLIEAHLLTSSNKANEVMKLLTISAAIMLPLTVITGIYGMNFKHMPELEWEHGYYMTLGLLVAVAGGLIYFFRKKKWL from the coding sequence ATGCTGACGATCTTCACCTACAGCGAGACCTCCGGCATGCAGGAGGTGAAGAACGCCTCCGAGATCCGCGCCCTGGTCGCCGACAAGACACGCGTGACGTGGGTGGACATTGAAAAACCGACGCCGGAGGAGACCGAACTCCTGGACGTCGCCTTCAACTTTCACCCGCTGACCATCGACGACTGTCTCTCTCCGAGACACCAGCCCAAGATCGACCAGTACGGCGATTACATCTTTCTCATCTTTCACGAGGTACTGCCGGCGGAGTCGGCCGACCGGGAATTCAAGACGGCCGAGCTCGACATGTTTTTGGGGGCGAATTTCCTGGTGACCTACCACAAGCCCAAACTCCGCAGCACCGCCATGGCGAAGGAGCGGGCGGAGCGGAACCCCAAGTCTGCGATGCGGAGCGCGGACTTCCTCATGGCCCGGCTCCTGGACGAGATGGTCAACCTTTATATGCCCGTCCTGGACCAGTTCGACCGCCGGATCGCCGTCCTGGAGGACAACGTCCTGGAACAGCATGAAAAGAACCTCCTGCCTGAAATCTTCAGTCTTAAGAGGAACTTGGCGCGTTTGAAGCGAATCTGTGCCCAGCAGATCGACATGCTGATGAGCTTGGTCAAGGAAGGTTACGACGAGGTCCTTCCCATCTCAATCCCCTACCTTTCCAACGTCCGGGACCACCTGGTGAGGATCTCCGACCGCACCGAATCCAACCGGGACGCCATCGGCGGGCTGATCGAGGCCCACCTGCTCACCTCCTCCAACAAGGCGAACGAGGTCATGAAACTCCTGACGATCTCCGCCGCCATCATGCTGCCCTTGACCGTCATCACCGGAATCTACGGGATGAACTTCAAACACATGCCGGAGCTGGAATGGGAGCACGGATACTACATGACGTTGGGGCTCTTGGTGGCGGTCGCGGGGGGGCTGATTTACTTTTTCCGGAAGAAGAAGTGGCTTTGA
- a CDS encoding TolC family protein, with translation MRARLIPITLAVCLAAPAAGADGGVLTLKESFKRALTRSETLAMEGQDIKIAEAHYLQALGTVLPHIEVRANELLQDTAPVSGGDASVGQTFTRRSRPEVAVNLKQPLFQGLREFNALKASSAEKNRNTYQRDRARQILFGDVARAYYTVLELEDQLKIEQSLRATLQKRVDDLKNRILLGKSRESELLTTEAGLAQNEANQEETKGLILSARDFLAFLVGEPVTARLVDEFPVPKIAGLETFLDQGDRRPDVNASKEQVRLSKGRLDYEKGGRYPTVDVEANYYPYRVGFLSDIDWDVNFALTVPVFKGGATRGLIREAAAGLKQSELAHEESRRKADLEIRQAYHELQSARSREAALRKAEKKYGADYNSQLEEYTLGLVNNLDVLQSLRNWQESRLDTNRSHYETKLEYLGLLIATGDVPPKVLE, from the coding sequence GTGAGAGCGCGACTGATCCCCATCACCCTCGCCGTTTGCCTGGCGGCGCCCGCCGCCGGGGCGGACGGCGGCGTCCTGACGCTCAAGGAGAGCTTCAAGCGCGCCCTCACACGGAGCGAGACCCTTGCCATGGAAGGGCAAGATATCAAAATCGCCGAGGCGCACTACCTTCAAGCCTTGGGCACCGTCCTTCCCCACATCGAGGTCCGGGCCAACGAGCTCCTCCAGGACACGGCGCCCGTCAGCGGCGGAGACGCGTCGGTCGGCCAGACCTTCACGCGCCGAAGCCGTCCCGAGGTCGCGGTCAATTTGAAGCAACCCCTTTTCCAGGGCCTGAGGGAGTTCAACGCCCTCAAGGCCTCCAGCGCGGAAAAAAACCGGAACACCTACCAACGCGATCGGGCACGGCAGATCCTCTTCGGCGACGTGGCCCGCGCCTACTACACGGTGCTGGAACTCGAGGATCAGCTTAAGATCGAGCAGTCGCTCCGCGCGACGCTTCAAAAACGCGTCGACGATCTTAAAAATCGGATCCTCTTGGGAAAATCGCGCGAGAGCGAGCTTCTCACGACGGAGGCGGGGCTGGCGCAGAACGAGGCCAACCAGGAGGAGACCAAGGGTCTGATCCTCTCCGCACGCGACTTCTTGGCATTCTTGGTCGGCGAACCGGTCACCGCTCGGTTGGTCGACGAGTTCCCGGTACCGAAGATAGCCGGGCTTGAGACGTTTCTGGATCAAGGCGACCGGCGCCCCGACGTGAACGCCTCGAAGGAGCAAGTCCGGCTCTCCAAGGGCCGTCTCGATTACGAGAAAGGGGGCCGCTACCCGACCGTGGATGTAGAGGCGAATTATTACCCCTACCGCGTTGGTTTCTTGAGCGACATCGACTGGGACGTGAACTTCGCCCTCACCGTTCCCGTCTTCAAGGGAGGCGCCACGCGCGGCCTGATCCGCGAGGCCGCGGCCGGTCTCAAGCAATCCGAACTCGCCCATGAAGAAAGCCGGAGGAAGGCGGACCTCGAAATCCGCCAGGCTTATCACGAACTTCAGTCGGCCAGATCGCGGGAGGCCGCCCTGAGGAAGGCCGAGAAAAAATACGGAGCCGACTACAACTCCCAGCTTGAGGAGTACACCCTCGGTCTGGTCAATAACCTGGACGTACTCCAATCGCTCCGCAACTGGCAGGAGAGCCGACTCGACACCAATCGCTCCCACTACGAGACGAAGCTCGAATACCTGGGGCTCCTGATCGCAACCGGCGACGTGCCGCCGAAGGTGCTTGAATGA
- a CDS encoding TetR/AcrR family transcriptional regulator codes for MKKIPSGERRDKILKAAISLFSQGGFAGTTTRRIARKAGISEALLFRHFPNKERLYDAILQRKMEESNPRILGDLPTDRGPETLLRALARRLVRTHEDDPSFLRLFLFSALEDHKLNDLFFKKRTMAVAGFLVDYFRKAMDAGVLEKSDPETKALAFLAMVFGYIESRIIYKVPQVTKHAAEELMDEYVGVFLHGVLP; via the coding sequence ATGAAAAAAATCCCTTCCGGAGAGCGTCGCGACAAGATCCTAAAAGCAGCTATCTCCCTGTTTTCACAGGGAGGTTTCGCAGGAACCACCACGCGGAGGATCGCGCGGAAGGCGGGGATCAGCGAGGCGCTCCTCTTTCGTCATTTTCCCAACAAAGAGCGCCTCTACGACGCCATCCTCCAAAGAAAAATGGAGGAGAGCAACCCCCGCATCCTCGGGGATCTGCCGACGGATCGGGGCCCCGAAACCTTGCTCCGGGCGCTCGCGCGGCGGCTCGTCCGCACCCACGAGGACGACCCGTCGTTCCTCCGGCTCTTTCTTTTTTCAGCGTTGGAAGACCACAAGCTCAACGACCTCTTTTTTAAGAAGAGGACGATGGCCGTCGCCGGTTTCCTGGTGGACTATTTTCGCAAGGCGATGGACGCGGGCGTTTTGGAAAAATCCGATCCGGAGACCAAGGCCCTGGCGTTTCTGGCGATGGTTTTCGGTTATATCGAATCGCGGATCATCTATAAGGTTCCGCAAGTCACGAAGCACGCCGCCGAAGAACTCATGGACGAGTACGTCGGCGTCTTTCTCCACGGAGTCCTGCCGTGA
- the rpmF gene encoding 50S ribosomal protein L32, translating into MPVPRKKKSRARRNNRRSHQHLAKLQVQKCKRCGSPRLSHRVCPSCGFLGEAEVFRIEEAK; encoded by the coding sequence ATGCCGGTTCCACGCAAGAAAAAGTCGAGGGCGCGCCGCAACAACCGTCGCTCCCATCAGCATCTGGCCAAACTTCAGGTGCAAAAGTGCAAGCGCTGCGGCAGCCCGCGCCTCTCCCACCGCGTGTGCCCGTCCTGCGGCTTTCTCGGAGAGGCCGAGGTCTTCCGCATCGAGGAAGCCAAGTAA
- the acpP gene encoding acyl carrier protein produces MSSAVEQRVKAIIAEQLGVSEDEVGPSDLIVDDLGADSVDIAELIMALEEEFEVDISDEDAEKMRSVKDTVDYVRKTVP; encoded by the coding sequence ATGTCATCCGCGGTCGAGCAACGGGTGAAAGCGATCATCGCAGAACAGCTCGGAGTGTCGGAGGACGAAGTCGGTCCGTCGGATTTGATCGTCGACGACCTGGGCGCGGACTCCGTCGACATCGCCGAGCTCATCATGGCGCTTGAAGAAGAGTTCGAGGTCGACATCTCCGATGAGGACGCGGAAAAGATGAGGAGCGTCAAGGATACCGTCGACTACGTCCGGAAGACCGTCCCATGA